GGCTGATTTGGGATTCTCGGTGGTCACTTGCACATTTTCGTTGAAAGCAATTGTATACAAATGACCCATAAAGGAATTCTAACAGAAACATGTCAGCAAGGCAACCCTGTAATTATTGTGTAATCTACAAAAAATGGTGTTCTGATGCGAATCGAGACTGTCTGGGAGGGAACATTTAACGTTCTGAAACTAATATGAAAAAATTTTCACAAACAACAATCATTAAAACAAAAATTAGAAAAATTTGCTCGGTACAATCAAACATCTGAAGCTTGTACACGGGCCTCTGGACCCCACAGAAGAAGAACCACCCTATGGGGGTGGCTCGGGTTCGCTGCTTGAAGATTCTTTGCTTTCTTTAGAAGTCTTAGGTTTTAACCGTCCTGCTTTGCGTGCAGCGTCCATCAAGAGGTACTCAATCTGTCCGTTGACACTGCGGAATTCATCGTTGGCCCAGCGTTCCAGCACTTCGAAAAGTTCTTGCTGAATCCGTAAGGGGAAACTCTTACGGTTGCTCGTGGGGATCACCTCCTCTGCTCAAGACGTCCAGAGCCTCAGTACAGGCTTCCTGCGTTGATGACAGGCTGGGTGCTGCGTTCAGAGGTGAGCACCACCAGCAGGTTGGAGACCATCTGGGCTTTGCGCTCTTCATCCAGCTCCACGATGTTCTGGTCAGAGAGTTTGTGGAGGGCCATTTCCACCATGCCCACAGCTCCTTCCACAATGATCTGACGGGCAGCCAGAATCGCACTGGCTTGCTGGCGTTGCAGCATGGCCTGAGCAATCTCGGGAGAGTAAGCGAGGTGAGACAGGCGGGCTTCCAGAATTTCCACACCAGCAGCGGTCAGGCGGGCTTGCAGCTCATTGCTGAGGGTTTGCACCACTTCATCGGCGTTGCCTCGCAGGGAGAGGCCAGCAGCGTCGTGGTCATCGTAGGGGTAGCGTGAGGCCAGATGGCGCAGGGCGGTTTCGCTCTGGATGGCCACGAAGTTCACATAGCTTTCCACATCGAAGCTGGCTTTGGCGGAATCCACCACTTTCCAGACGATCACAGCGGCAATTTCGATGGGGTTGCCGTGCAGGTCGTTGACTTTCAGGCGCTCGCTGTTGAAGTTGCGGATCCTGAGGGAGATGCTTTTTCTGGAGGTGAAAGGGTTGGTCCAGTACCATCCGTTCACCCGGTTGGTGCCCACATAACGTCCGAACAGGGTGGCCACCACCGCCTGATTGGGCTGCACCACATAGTTGCCAAACAGCATGAAGAAGGCCACCACCATCAGCACGATGCCCAGCAGGGCAGTGGCTCCAGAGTCTTGCGTGAGGCTGTAAACGCCTGCCCCAAACACCCCCAGATTGACGAAGAACATCAGGGCTCCCGGTAAACTGGTCAATCGAATTTCTTTGCTTTCCATCATATCCTCCTCGTATCTAAATGATATCACTTTATACTAAGTAAAAGTTAATCATTGGCTCACAATTTAAGTCGGGACAACCTCTGGCCTTTGAAAAGTCATCTGGAAAAGCGGTCCGTGTTCAGCCATCAGCCAAAAGCACACCTTTGTGCCTTGAATCGAAAACAAAGATTTTCAAAGAGGCAAAGCGATGGAGTTTTTCCGTTTTCTGTCTTAACGCAGAGAAGGTTTTTCTTCTTGCTGACCGCTGAAAGCTGATTGCTGAGGGCTTTCTTGTTTGTCCCACCAAGGTGAGTCATATGATCTCGACCCTCTTCACAATCCAGCAGAGACAAATGGCCAGAGCCTTCTGGCTATCATGGATTCAGCCCATGAAAAACCTGTACCACAATCCGCACAGGCAACGGTTGCTTCAGGTCCTCACCCTGATGGGGGTGCTTTACGTGCTGATGTGGATGCTGGCTCTGGGCCTCATGGGGGTTCCCCTTTACGCCAGTTGGGTGCAACACCAACCCCTGAACACCCCCGAGTGGACCGCCGAAGTGGCAGGTTTGCTGTTGCTGTGGGCCATCGTGCCCAGATACCGGCATTTTCGGCCTCCGGGTCCACGGATTCACCTCTCAGAACACCCGAGGTTGCGGTCCCTCCTGCAAGACATTGCACAGGAAACCGGTCAACCCCTTCCGGACGAAATCTACCTGATGCTGGAAAACAACGCATGGGTGCAGGAAAGCACTTTTGTGGTCTTCAGGGGAAAACGCCGCATGGGTCTGGGGCTTCCCCTGATGCAGGTGCTGTCAGAACAGGAATTCAAAGCCGTGCTGGGCCACGAATACGGCCATTATCAGGCCGGAGACACCCGACTGGGTGGTTTTCTGTACGGCACCCGTCAGGCCATGATTCGCACAGTGAAGACGCTGGAAGGCTCGGTGTTCAATGGACCGTTCTTGTGGTACGGCACGCTCTTTTTGCAGATGACCCAGACCATCTCCAGACAGCAGGAGATGACCGCAGACCGCCTCGGGGCCACATTGACCAGTCCAGAGACCATGTGCAGTGCTCTGCGCAAGGTGAGCACCCTCGGGTCCACCTTTGAAGCCTACTGGGAAACCGAAGTTTTGCCTGTCCTGAACACCGGCCACCATCCCCCCATTCTGGAGGGTTACCTGCATTACCTCCAGAGCGAAGACGCCAGAAACCTGCGAGACCCCGAGCAAGAAGATGCCTTTGACACCCACCCCTCGCTGGAAACCCGCGAAGACGCCCTGATGCGGATGGTTCGCAAAGAGCTGTCAGACGAGGGACACAGTGCTCTGGGTTTGCTGGAAGGGTCCTCAGAACTGGAAAGGGTGGTGCTCCGTCACTTTGCGGGGTCAGATGCAGACCATTTTCAGACGCTGCACTGGACCGAGGTGGGCGAAAAAGTGTGGATTCCGCTCTGGCAGGCACAACTTGTCCTGTACCGCTCTGCGTTTCAGGCCCTTTGCTGGTTGGACCTTGCTGAAAAACTCGGATCTTACCAGAGCCGCCACCAGCTTCTGGCCCGACTGAAACCCGCTTCCCAGGTCAATGAAGACCTCTCATGGCACCATTTGCGTTTGCAGGTGGTTCTGGCCTTGCATGGGCAAGGTTGGCAGGTTTACACCTTGCCTGGAGAACAAGTGGTGTGCCAGAGGAAAGGCCATCAAGTGCAGCCTTTTGAGGACCTCCTCAACATCAAAGAAGGCAAGCTCACTTCAGGGGCATGGCTGGAACATTTGCAGGGGATGGGGATCAAAACAGACAGCCCACTTCTTGAGGGACAACAAGGCCGTTCTTTTTCAAATGCAGATTGAAAGCATGGTCTTTGAGTGGGTGCACTTTCAGGTGCCTCGTGTTTTTGAGGGTCTGCTGTGAACTGTAAATGGAATAATGTTAACCCTTTAAATCATCTGACGGATGCCTGAAATCCACAAATTGATTATCATGGATGCATGAATCGGACATTGATGTATCGGGCGTTGATTGCACTTGCTTTGATGATTGGTTTTTATGTGCTGGCTCTGGGCATCGGATTGGGCCTGCTCGGATTGCCCATCTTTTTGACCCTCGCCACCCACAGTTTTGCAGTGGGCCTGATCAAGGTCTATCTGGTGTGTGTGGTTTTTGGAGGGATCATCCTCTGGAATGTTTTCCCGAGGTTTGAACGCTTCGAGGCCCCCGGTTTGCGCCTCAATTTGCAAAACCACCCCCGTTTGCACCAGATGCTCAAGGGGCTGGCAGAGCGCACAGGTCAACCCATGCCAGACGAGGTGTACCTGATTTTTGAAAACAACGCGTGGGTGCAAGAAAGCCTGGGTTTTTTTGGCCTTTTCAAAAAGCGCCGTATGGCCATCGGTCTTCCCCTGATGCACATGCTCACTGAGCAGGAATTCAAAGCGGTGTTGGCCCACGAATACGGCCACTATCACGGTGGTGACACCCGTTTGGGAGCGTTCATTCACCAGACCCGCTCGGCCCTGTTTCGCACGGTCAACAGCATGTCCGACACTTTCATTGGAAAAATCTTCACGGCTTACGGCAACATGTACCTGAAACTCACCCACGGCATTTCCAGAGCGCAGGAATATCAGGCAGACCGGTTTGCAGCCCAGTTCACCCATCCCAGAGTGATGGAGTCCGCCCTGCAAAAAGTCGGTCACCTTGGAGGCAGTTTCGACCATTACTGGCGCAGTGAAGTGGTGCCCGTGCTCAACTCGGGGTACAAACCCCCCATTTTGGGTGGGTACGAGGCTTACCTGACCGTGCCCAAAATTCAGGAGCTCTGGTTGCGCCACTACGAAGAGAGCAACACCAGCGAAGACGCCTTGCAAACCCACCCGAGCATGCAAAAACGCATCGCTGCCCTGCGTTCCCTCACCAAGGCAACCACCGAAGACCGTTCAGAAAGTGCCCTTCACCTCTTGGAAAACCCTCAGGAACAGGAACTCCAGTTGCTGAAGTTTCTGGGTGGCCCCGACGCTTTCAACAAATTGCAGGACATCACCTGGGAAACCGTTGGTGAACGGGTGTGGGTGCCATTCTGGCGTGACTTCAGCAACAATTACCGTCCGGTGGTGACCGGACAGACCCTGGAGCAGATCACCCTGCAACTGCTGGACGATGGCAAAAGGTACTGGCTCTTCGAGCGCATGCGGCATCCTCAATATCCTCAGGACGACCATTACCCTTGGATGGTGCTGCGTTTCCTGATCGCAGTGGGTTTGCATGATGCAGGATGGACCATCGAAGCCCGACCCGGTGAACCTGTGGTTTTCAGGAAAGGTGACAAAGAGTTGCGTCCTCTGGACGACCTGATTGATTTGCAGACCGGAGAAAACCGGGGCATCTGGTTGGAGAACCTCCGCAAAGCAGAGATGCTGGATGCCGTTTTGATCCGCTTCTGAGCTGTTCTGCACAAGAGAAACCCCTCTGGCTTTTCCAGAGGGGTCTTGTTCTGTTTCACGGATCTACTGCGTTTATCAGTGAAATAGAAGGATTCTTTTAAATCCTTCTATTTCAAACAACACGGCCTCAAGTATGAACCTCTTATTTCTCTGTCAAATGCTCTATATGGATCAATGCAGCAAAGGCTCAGGTCAATTCCAGAAAATCAAACTTTGCCCCGAGTTGCATCATGTGCTCGAAAAAGCCGGGGTAACTCTTGCGGATGTGGTGCGCTCCAGTGATGGTGATGGGTTTCTGTGCCCGCATGCCCAGAATGGACAGCATCATGATCATGCGGTGGTCGCCGTGACCATCCACGGTGATGCCCCCCTCAAGGGTTTCTTTTCCAGTCACACTTAAGCTGTCTTCGGTTTCAGAAGCATCAATCCCGAGTTTCAGCAGTTCCGCTCTGGTGTCTGAAATGCGGTCACACTCTTTGAGGCGCAAGGTGTAGACGTTCTCCCAGGTGGTCTGGCCTTCCGCGCTGGCCGCAGCAGCACTCAGGGCCTGCACGGCATCGGTGAACAGGTCACCATCTTTGAGCACGGCTTTGAGGGGTTTGCCTCCGCGAACGGTCACGGTGCTCCCAGAGCGCACGATGTCTGCCCCCATGCTTTGCAGCACCTCGATGCTCAGGCGTTCTCCTTGCAGGTCATGCTCGTGCAAGTTGTGTATCACCACTTCGCCGGGCATCACTGCTGCGGCACTGAGCAGGGCACTGCTTCCCGGGTAATCGCCGGGTACGGTGACTTCGGGAGCATGGTACCTCTGGCCTCCGGGGATGGTGATGGTTCTCAGGTCCTCTGCATGCTCCACTGTCACTCCGAAAACCCTCAGGGTCTCGATGGTTTGCTTCAAAGGACCGGGGCTCTTGATGTCTCCCAGCAAGGTGATTTCCAGACCATCAGGCAGCAGGGGAGCCAGAAACATCAAACCCGAGGTGTACTGACTGGACAGGGTGGCGTTGACCTCCACCTTGCCCCCTTGCAGGTTGCCCCAGATTTCAATGGGCAGACGGCCTTCCTGCGAAGTGGTTCTGGCCCCGAGGGTTTCCAGAGCTTTTAACAGGTCGCCGTGCGGGCGTTTCCCAAGGCTCTCGGGGTAATCGGTGATGAACTTCGTGTAAGAGGTCAGTCCAGCCAGAGCCATCAGGAACCGGGCCACCGCACCTGCATTGTGCGGATTGAGGGTCTGCCCATCCAGAGGGTTCTGTCCGAAACCCTGCACCCGCATGTCTTGCCCCTCAGGGGTCAGGGTGGCCCCCCAGCTTTTCAGGCACTCTTGCAAAGCATGGCTGTCCTCACTGGTCGCCACACCCCGCACCAGCGTTTCAGAACCCGACAGGGCCGCAGCAATCAGGTAACGGGTGGTGTAATTCTTGCTGGGCTGAGCGGTCAATTCACCCCGCAACTCTGGCACAGGGTGAACCACAACATCAAATTTTTCGTACACAACATCACCTCTCAAAGAAACAGCGAAAAGGCGGAAAGGATGCCCGGTGGGGCGCCTGGGTTAACAAGGACTTTACCCGAAAAGCGCCTCTGGGGCAGGGTGATGTTTAAGCGTGGTCATCAAGCATGCAAGCTTTGAAGAATGACCTCCTGCATGCCATACAGGTCTGCCAGAGAAGAAAACAGGGCTTTGCTTCCCAGAGGATGCCCGAAAAAGAACACATGCCCAGCTTTTTCACGGGCCACCTCTGGAGCCAGATTGAAAACCAGATGGGGTTTGGCATGGCGTGTGTTGAAACGCAAAATCCAGCCTTCGCCAGAGGTTTTGCACAACACCACATCTTCCTGATCCCTCTGGCAGACGGTTTGAACCCCGAGGATTTCTTGCAGGCTTTCCAGTACGGCAGATTCTTCCTCGTTCAGAGAAAGGGCAGGTGCACCAGAGGATTCTGCTCTTGGCTTTCGGGAAGGCGCAGGTCTGGAAATTGCAGGTGCAGGAGGGGCAGAGGAGACCGGATTTGCACCAGATTGCAATTCTGTCAGTGCATTTTGAATGGCTGTTCTCAGGATGGGGGTGTACCTTTCCACGACCCGGGTGGTGATGCGCTGTTTGAGGTTGAGTTCTTCCACCACAAACCGCACAAAAGCCTCGGAAGGGTTTTGCAGTTCGTTGTAGATGTAGGTGGTGATGTTTTGCAGGCACATCACTTCGTCTGCCAGACTGCTGATCGAAGCGGCCTGATATTGTGCCCTTGTGAAACGCTGCAGAAGCTCCAGATCGCTGCTGTCGTGGTCCAGCACATTGAACACCATGAAAGCTTCGCTGTCCATGATGTTTTTCTCTTTCAAGTCGGTGAAAAAACGGTATTCGATGCCATTGGTGACAATGGCAACCCTTGCTGTCGGTGTGGAATTGAAGTAACGGGCCAGTTGACCGCTGTAAATTTCGGTTTTTTGATTGTGGGCTTTGGCCTCAATCAAAATCGACACTTCACCTTCGATCAGGATGGCGTAATCCACCTTCTCAAACTGCCCTCTTTTCTTGAGGGCGAAATCTGCTGCATACTCGGGCCTGACTTCCGTGGGATTGTAAACGTCATAACCCAGCAAATTCAGAAACGGCAAAATCAAAGCCTGTTTGGTGGCCTCTTCACCTTGAATGTGGGCAATCCGTTGAGGGACCTGCTGTTTGAAGGTTTCTAGTCGGGCAGCAATTTCCATGACGACTCCTTATTCAAGAAGTCTAGGGCTTTCAAGCCTTCTGAAAACTGAATTTTCAAATGGGGTTTTCACTTAGAAGATGTCGTCTTCACATGGATGTCAGCACTTTTACACGTTCCAGCACCCCATCAAACATCTCTGCGGTCAATCTTCCTGTGGCCGTGTTCTGCTGGCTGACATGGTAAGAATCCAGAAGGACCGTCCCATCTGGCAACACA
The Deinococcus misasensis DSM 22328 genome window above contains:
- a CDS encoding M48 family metallopeptidase; this encodes MKNLYHNPHRQRLLQVLTLMGVLYVLMWMLALGLMGVPLYASWVQHQPLNTPEWTAEVAGLLLLWAIVPRYRHFRPPGPRIHLSEHPRLRSLLQDIAQETGQPLPDEIYLMLENNAWVQESTFVVFRGKRRMGLGLPLMQVLSEQEFKAVLGHEYGHYQAGDTRLGGFLYGTRQAMIRTVKTLEGSVFNGPFLWYGTLFLQMTQTISRQQEMTADRLGATLTSPETMCSALRKVSTLGSTFEAYWETEVLPVLNTGHHPPILEGYLHYLQSEDARNLRDPEQEDAFDTHPSLETREDALMRMVRKELSDEGHSALGLLEGSSELERVVLRHFAGSDADHFQTLHWTEVGEKVWIPLWQAQLVLYRSAFQALCWLDLAEKLGSYQSRHQLLARLKPASQVNEDLSWHHLRLQVVLALHGQGWQVYTLPGEQVVCQRKGHQVQPFEDLLNIKEGKLTSGAWLEHLQGMGIKTDSPLLEGQQGRSFSNAD
- the aroA gene encoding 3-phosphoshikimate 1-carboxyvinyltransferase; its protein translation is MYEKFDVVVHPVPELRGELTAQPSKNYTTRYLIAAALSGSETLVRGVATSEDSHALQECLKSWGATLTPEGQDMRVQGFGQNPLDGQTLNPHNAGAVARFLMALAGLTSYTKFITDYPESLGKRPHGDLLKALETLGARTTSQEGRLPIEIWGNLQGGKVEVNATLSSQYTSGLMFLAPLLPDGLEITLLGDIKSPGPLKQTIETLRVFGVTVEHAEDLRTITIPGGQRYHAPEVTVPGDYPGSSALLSAAAVMPGEVVIHNLHEHDLQGERLSIEVLQSMGADIVRSGSTVTVRGGKPLKAVLKDGDLFTDAVQALSAAAASAEGQTTWENVYTLRLKECDRISDTRAELLKLGIDASETEDSLSVTGKETLEGGITVDGHGDHRMIMMLSILGMRAQKPITITGAHHIRKSYPGFFEHMMQLGAKFDFLELT
- a CDS encoding M48 family metallopeptidase — protein: MNRTLMYRALIALALMIGFYVLALGIGLGLLGLPIFLTLATHSFAVGLIKVYLVCVVFGGIILWNVFPRFERFEAPGLRLNLQNHPRLHQMLKGLAERTGQPMPDEVYLIFENNAWVQESLGFFGLFKKRRMAIGLPLMHMLTEQEFKAVLAHEYGHYHGGDTRLGAFIHQTRSALFRTVNSMSDTFIGKIFTAYGNMYLKLTHGISRAQEYQADRFAAQFTHPRVMESALQKVGHLGGSFDHYWRSEVVPVLNSGYKPPILGGYEAYLTVPKIQELWLRHYEESNTSEDALQTHPSMQKRIAALRSLTKATTEDRSESALHLLENPQEQELQLLKFLGGPDAFNKLQDITWETVGERVWVPFWRDFSNNYRPVVTGQTLEQITLQLLDDGKRYWLFERMRHPQYPQDDHYPWMVLRFLIAVGLHDAGWTIEARPGEPVVFRKGDKELRPLDDLIDLQTGENRGIWLENLRKAEMLDAVLIRF
- a CDS encoding type I restriction endonuclease, coding for MEIAARLETFKQQVPQRIAHIQGEEATKQALILPFLNLLGYDVYNPTEVRPEYAADFALKKRGQFEKVDYAILIEGEVSILIEAKAHNQKTEIYSGQLARYFNSTPTARVAIVTNGIEYRFFTDLKEKNIMDSEAFMVFNVLDHDSSDLELLQRFTRAQYQAASISSLADEVMCLQNITTYIYNELQNPSEAFVRFVVEELNLKQRITTRVVERYTPILRTAIQNALTELQSGANPVSSAPPAPAISRPAPSRKPRAESSGAPALSLNEEESAVLESLQEILGVQTVCQRDQEDVVLCKTSGEGWILRFNTRHAKPHLVFNLAPEVAREKAGHVFFFGHPLGSKALFSSLADLYGMQEVILQSLHA
- a CDS encoding SPFH domain-containing protein gives rise to the protein MESKEIRLTSLPGALMFFVNLGVFGAGVYSLTQDSGATALLGIVLMVVAFFMLFGNYVVQPNQAVVATLFGRYVGTNRVNGWYWTNPFTSRKSISLRIRNFNSERLKVNDLHGNPIEIAAVIVWKVVDSAKASFDVESYVNFVAIQSETALRHLASRYPYDDHDAAGLSLRGNADEVVQTLSNELQARLTAAGVEILEARLSHLAYSPEIAQAMLQRQQASAILAARQIIVEGAVGMVEMALHKLSDQNIVELDEERKAQMVSNLLVVLTSERSTQPVINAGSLY